The following coding sequences are from one Lolium rigidum isolate FL_2022 chromosome 6, APGP_CSIRO_Lrig_0.1, whole genome shotgun sequence window:
- the LOC124664096 gene encoding F-box/FBD/LRR-repeat protein At1g13570-like — protein sequence MPPRRLSAKRRRCRATEAAAAEADALISLPPDVLDDILTRAGIRDAVRTSALSRAWRRRWEALSSLDLNFPSLGGPPEALGAVDCILLRVPGSVRRFCANLDNAYAGRIHDWLRVLSRRGIEILDLRFGYGFALPSSVFSCSRLTSLTLRSCAIPLLPLGFVAFPELRSLTLVYVQLQEYGGYQLEEIIDTSPLLEYLSLISVLIHGDYIRKWVIRAPNLRHLQACSDYDDDGWI from the coding sequence ATGCCACCACGGCGGCTCTCTGCTAAGAGGCGCCGGTGCCGGGCGACCGAGGCCGCTGCGGCGGAGGCGGACGCCCTGATCTCCCTCCCCCCAGATGTCCTCGACGACATCCTCACGCGCGCCGGCATCCGCGACGCCGTCCGCACGTCGGCGCTCTCCCGCGCCTGGCGACGCCGATGGGAGGCGCTCTCGTCCCTCGACCTCAACTTTCCCAGCCTCGGAGGCCCGCCGGAGGCGCTGGGGGCGGTCGACTGCATCCTCCTCCGCGTCCCCGGCAGTGTCCGGCGCTTCTGCGCGAATCTCGACAATGCCTACGCGGGCCGCATCCACGACTGGCTCCGCGTCCTCTCCCGCCGGGGTATTGAGATCCTGGATCTTCGATTCGGCTACGGCTTCGCCCTTCCCTCTTCCGTCTTCTCCTGCAGCCGGCTCACCTCGCTCACTCTCAGGAGCTGCGCCATCCCGCTCCTACCCCTAGGTTTCGTGGCATTCCCGGAGCTAAGGAGTCTGACTCTCGTATACGTCCAGTTACAAGAATACGGGGGGTACCAACTTGAGGAGATCATAGATACATCCCCATTGCTTGAGTATCTAAGTCTTATTAGTGTTCTCATCCATGGCGACTATATCCGAAAATGGGTGATTCGGGCACCCAATCTCAGGCACTTACAAGCTTGTTCGGACTATGATGATGATGGCTGGATC